Below is a genomic region from Brevinematales bacterium.
CTCGCGCGGCTGGGAATCCCTATCCTCATCGCGCTGGGCGTTTTCCTCGCGGGGACAGTCGTATCGTTCGTCATGGTCACTAATAACGTCAAACTCGCCGAGATGTTCCTCGACCCCGGGACTTACCAGATGGCGCGCTATGACCTCGAGAACAAACAGAAATTCGGCAATTTCGACAATATCCCTGAGGAATACCGGGTCTCGGTATCGTTCTTCATCTGGTATAATAACAGCCGGGTCTCGCTGTACTGCTTCGCGCTCGGCATCACATTAGGACTGGGCACGATTTATATCCTCGCGAGTAACGGGTTCATGCTGGGCGCGCTCGGGGCGTTCTACTACCTCAACGGGAGTTTCGACGATTTCGTATCGCTGATTATGATACACGGATCTATCGAGCTCCCGGCGATCATCATCGCGGGGGGCGCGGGATTATATATCGGCTCGGCGATACTCCTGCCGGGGCGGCAGCCGCGCGGGGTAAGGCTGAAGAATAACGCGCGGGACGCGTTCCGGGCGCTCGCGGGAGTCGTGTTCCTGCTGTTCATATCCGGCCTCATCGAGGGTCTGATCACCCCGATGAAGATCGCCATCAACCTGCGCCTGTTTGTCGCGATGATCAATACGGTGTTTATATTGAGCTATTTCCTGATCGGGTTCGTATGGAAACGCAGAAATGAGTCGTTTGCGGAGACGGCTCCTGTAAAGGTTTAATGATAAATATAAAGATTGGTTTTCATATGTCCCTGCGATACCGCGTACAATAAATATTTGAAGCGCGGTAGAAGAAATCTAATAATCAGACTGCTTTACTACGTTCGCAGTGAAACAAGGCTGATAATTGGTTTTTAGATATTTTTCCGTCACTGCGGGCGGCCGTAGGGAGCGAAACAGTCTGTTCGTTCTCAGCTCAACCTCATACCGACAGGTAGGTATTCACGACCTTCTGCTTGATATTCTCCGCGTTGACGCGGATAGTCCGTATCCCCGTCTTGGAAAGTTCGCGCACGATCGTCTCCTTCTCGGCGATCTGTTCCTCCTGTAAAATCCTCCGCGCGATACTCCCCAAATCCTCGCCCTTCGCCCATTCCTCGATCTCCTCGAAGCTGACGAAATAGATCTGGTGATGCCCGGCTAATAACCGGAGCAGGCTCATCAGGTCCTGCGAGACGATCCGGTCGTAGAGTTCGGAGAATACGAAGATGATGGAGTTCTTCCGAAGGCGGTGCATGAGGTAACGGTAGGCGGCGAGGTAGTCGCTGCGGTAGAAATCCGCCTCGGTCTTATAGAGCGCGGAAAGCACCTCGTTCAGCACCCGGTTCTTCCGGCTGGGCTTGATATACGAATGCACCTTGTCCGAAAAGGTCAGGAGTCCGAAAAAGTCCTTTTTCCGAGACGCCGCGCCCGCGAGTATCAGCGACGCGTCCACCGCGTAATCGAGCTTCGTCAGGTCGCCGTAACGGGTCGTCATCATACGCCCCGCGTCGATCAATGTGAACACGTTGCGGTTGTACTCCTTCTCGTCCACCTCGACTATCGGGTAACGGTGCTTCGCGGTGGCCTTCCAGTTGATCTTGCGGTAATTGTCGCCCCATAGGTACTCCCGCAGGAAATCGAACTCGTTCTCGCCGCCGTGCATCGGGCGTTTGTACCCGATCTGCTCGAGACGGTTCATGCGGAACATCATCAGGTACTTCTTCAGTTCGAGGATGTTCGGGTAGACCTTCACATCGGTGGGGATATCGTAACGGTACTGCCGCGCGGTCAGCCCCCATCGCCCGGACACCCGGAGCTGGACTCCCCCGAAACGGTAATCTCCCTTACGGAGGGGCTTGATCTGGTATGCGGCGGCGGCAATCGACATCGGCGCGGAGTCGATCGTCACGCGGTCGTCAGCGGTCTCCATCTCTCCGGGATACTCGTCGCGCAGTTCTATCCCGCACGCGAACCCGCTCTTATTAGCGACACGGAAGCGGATGAGATTCCCGGCGCCGATAGACAGGAACTTCTCATGCTCGCGGGCGACGGACAGTTCCTTCTTGCGGGGTATCAACGCGATATCGATACCGGTCAGCACGACCAGCGCGAGGTAATAGACGTACTGGAGCACGCCGAACACCGGCGCGGCGAAACCTAGAAGCGAGAACGCGAACCCGCAGGCGAGCAGGATAAGAAATTTACGGCGCGGAACAATCATCTCGGCACCTTGACGCTTTCTATAATCGTCTTGACCACATCGTCGGTCTTATACCCCTCGATCTCCGCGTCGGCCTGAAGGATGACACGGTGACGGAGCACCGGGGACGCGGACTGCTTCACATCGTCGGGGATGACATAGTCGCGGCCGTCGAGCCCCGCCCGGTAACGCGCGATATTCAGGAGCGCAATCCCCGCTCGCGTACTCGCCCCGAGCAGGATAGCCGGGTTTACCCGGGTCTCGCGGATTATATTCATAATGTACTCCATAATCCAGTCGTCCACACGGATTTTCGCGGCTTCCTTACGGCACTCGCCGATGCTCTTTTTATCGATAGTCTCGAATTTTACCTTGTCCAGTTCCTTCGAGTCGAACCCGTCCCGGAACTTCTTCAGCACATCGGTCTCGACGTCCTTCTCCGGGTAATCGACGTTGATTTTCATCAGGAAGCGGTCGAGCTGAGCCTCGGGTAACGGGTATGTCCCCTCGAACTCCACCGGGTTCTGGGTCGCTAGCACCATGTACGGCGGCTCCATCGGGTAACTCTTCCCCTCGATAGTGACCTGCTGTTCCTCCATCACCTCGAGCAGCGCGGACTGGGTCTTCGGCGACGCGCGGTTGATTTCATCGGCGAGCATGATGTTGGTAAACACCGGGCCGGCGTGGAACACGAACCGCCCGCCCTGCACGTCGTAAACCATCGTACCGAGGATATCCGACGGCATCAGGTCAGGGGTGAACTGGATGCGGGAGAACTTCACGCCCGTAATCATCGAGAACGTCCGCGCGATCAGCGTCTTCGCGAGGCCCGGTACCCCCTCGAGGATGACATGCCCCCCGGTCAGGAACGCGAGCGTGATGAGATCGATCACCCCCTCCTGTCCCACGATGACCTTTTTCATTTCTTTCCTGATATGTTCGCCGAATTCGCGGATTTTCATTTATTACTCCTTTCCTGTTCGTTCATTATTTTCACCAATTCCCTGAGTTTAACAACAGCGTCGCCGTCGCCGGTCTCCGAACCTTCGAGCGCCTTTTTTACCGCGGCTTTAGGGTAGCGGTTCGGCAGGAGCGCGCCGAGTCGGGTCAGGTTCACCCGCGCGAGCAGGAGCAGACGCCCGGCGTAACGCCGCCGCCCGAGCAGCCCCGCCATCCCCTCGGAATAGTAGTAGATTTTCTCCTCGCGCGCGTCTTTCGGGTAACGGTACCGCCCGAAACGCAGCCCCGCCGCGAAGAAGTACGCCAGCAGAAAAAGCGCCGCCTGCACGATCAGGTGACGGAACTCCGGCTTCGCGATGAAGTAGAATATCGTCATCTGCCCCTGTATGCCGTGGTGGTACTCGTCGAAATATAAGCTATTTCCGCCCCCTATGTAATGCGATACCATCCGGTAGATGAACGCGCCGTTATCGCCCTCGCGGAGTTTCAGGTTCGACAGGAACTCCGAGTCGGACACCAGTACGATATGCCCCTTCCCGATCTTACGCTCGAGCGCGAGCGTTCCCATACTGTCGATCACGAGCGGGTCCCATTTCATATTCCATATCGTGAACCGTTTCATATCGGGCATATCGAGTTTCTTGATATCCTTGAAAATTCCCGCGAAATCTTTCACTATCATGGATGTATTAGAATAAACGCTGAAAAAAGCAACGTGCTTGAATCCGTCATCGGGCGGCGCTTCCGTCGGGTCTTCGTCCTCCGGGGCGATAAACTCCGCGATCTTCGACGAATCCCCGGTAAATATCATCACCGTGAACCCGCCGTCAGCGAATTTTTCAAAGAGCGCGACGTCGTCCTTCGAAAATACGCCGCCCGGTTCCACGCAGAGCATCACCCCGGTCGCGGCGGACTTCTCCTGCTTGACGAACCAGTTATCCTCGTTGGTGTAGAACTCCGTGCGCGCGTAAAAATCCACGAGCGGCTCGGTGATCTGTTCGGGCTTCAGCCCGAGAGCGGTGAAGTACTCCCAGAGCGCCATCGTCCCGGACGTGCCGGAGTTGAAGATGCTCCGGTCGGCAAACAGGTCGTGATCCTTCGGGCGGCCGGCCTTCGCGCGTTCCATAATATACAACGCCCCGATCAGGACGGCGGATAGAACGACGAGGATGACCGCGGTCGACTTAAACGACTTGCCGCGATAAAAAGGTTTCAACTTGTCCCAGTATTTCCCTGCATTCATCTTCTTCCAACCTGTCTTTATAAAATACCGCTATCTCGGACTTTCTGACAATCGTCTGCAATTCGCCGAATTTCCCGTGCCGTTTCAGACGGGCGAGATACTCGCGGTCGGTGCGGCTTTTATCGTAGGCGACCGTCCCGTCCCCGGAAAGGTACAGCCATACCGCGTTCAGGAACATGTCGACCGCTTCCTTGAAACGCCCGTCCCTCATCAGGGATTTCCCGCGTTCTATCTCAAGCTGGTAATCGAGATTCAGGATTTCCTGCCCGGGCAGGTCGTCCTTGATTTTCTTCCGTTTCGTGAAATTCATGTTACGGACGGCGGTCAATACCAGAAACACGATCAGCCCGCCGACGACGACGATCACCAGAATAAGAAAGATACTGGACAGCTTCCCGAGTTGAGTAAAAATATCGTCCCAGAATTTACCGACCGAACGGAGAATATCCTGAAGCCATTTGACAAACCCCGGAGTCTCGGGGATATCCGGTTTGACAAATTCCGTGTACTGGAATTTCGGCTGAGCGATCACTTTCTGTAATCTCGAATCGAGCTCGTCCTTCGGCAGGTTTCCCGCGAATACCGCGCCGCCCTTTATCAGCAGAAAGATAAAGGTAGTAAATATCCGCGCGCTATTTCGGTGTGTCATCGGGTATCTTCACTTTTTTGATTCTGTCTATCAGTTCCGCGCCGTCCTGTACGTTTTTCAGATTATAATAACATAGGGTCAGCGACAGGTTCTGGAGCGGCAGGATGAACACCTGAAGGATCAGGACGAGCGCCGTGTTGAGTACATACATCATCAGGATATTCCCGCCCATCATATCTGCCGCGGCGGGTGCGCTGTATCCGCCCTGCTGAATCATCTTTACGATGCTCTCGACCAGCGGTACGATATAGATCGCGAGAGTCACTATCTGTCCGACCGACGCCATCAGGAGTCCGTACACAAGGATAATGACCGCCACGGTGATGAAGCTCTTCGTGACCAGTTTGAAACTGGTATCGATCGCGCGGACATAATACTTATTGTCGAGCATGATTGCTTGCGGGATAAATATCAGGAACACGCTGAGCACCGCGAACGCGACGACGCACATGACCACCCCGAACGCGTACATCAGCGCTATCAGCAGGCCGGTCAGGAATAACGGTATCAGCCGTTTGAGGGTCTCCCGCGCGACTTCGCCGAGAGACATCTCCCGCCCGAATAACTTTCCCTCGATAGACTTGATCGACGCGGCCTCGGTCAGCCCGAACCCGAAGAGGTACACGACGAACGCGAGGAAGTAATAGAGAAGTTTGATGAAAAAAAAGATGTCCTGCAATTCTTCGGGACTGGGGAGTCCGATAAACGTCACGATCAATCCGCAGACGATCATCGTAGGGATAAAAAAGACGGCAATCACCTTCACATAGTACCAGAAGTCGCGGCAGAACAGTTTCACCGACCATGTGAGGATATCGTCGATGGTCATCCGTTTGGTCAGATCAGGCAGGTTGTCCATCGCCGCCTCCTTCGCCGCTCAGGATAGCGTTAATAGATATGATATATCCGCTCTTCTCCGCGCCCTCGGGACATTTCACCCCGGTCTTCTCCTCGAGCCACCCCACCATCTCGTTCTCGATATTCTTTATGGAATGAAAGTGATTGGTCTCGTAGAGGAAATCCCTCGAGGGGAAATAGTCCTCGATAATCTTCCGCTCTTCGGCGGTAAATCCCCGGTTCAGCTCGTCCTCCCTACCCTTGAAAAGCCCCCTATCGACCGTCAGTTTCCGCAGGTCGGGGAGCGCGGAGGCCTTCTCGCGCACCACGATCGTTCCGGCGACCAGGTCGCCCAACCGTTTTCTATCCTTGTTCACGAGCGCGCAAATCCCGCCCGCGAGGTACACGACCGGGAGGAAATCCACGAGCCGGAAAATATTCCGCAGGACGAGCGATAACGCGGACGCGGAACCGCCGTTATCCTGCACCACCCGGATATGCAGGAGTTTTTTACCGGGCGTCTGCCCCTTCCATAATAGTTCGAATATCAGGTGATAGGAGGTAACCAGTACCGCAAGGATAATAAGGAATACGATCATCGCAGGCACTACAAACGAATCGTTCTCGAGCTGCGCGCAGGTTCCGCCTAAAAGGACGAATGCGAGGACGATGAACAGTCCCGCGGTAATCAGGAATTGGAGAACCATATCTACCGCGAACGCCGCGTAACGCAGGAACACCCCGGCGACTTCGAAATCGACCCTGATTTTTTCGGACGTCTGATAGGACTGCGACAAATCCTGCATCGGCGTTACTCCTTATCCGTGATAAATTATACCACCCGACACGAATTCTAGCAAGGTGCTTCGCACTTTTACCCCGATATTTATCTCATCCCGGTATCGATACTTAGCCCGTGATCGGAGGTTGATAAGAATCATACGGCATCGGGACTAGACTACGCAGCAGACTACATCCGTTCGACCGTATCCACCCCCAGTAAATCGAGGCCGGTCTTGATCACCCGCGAGACCCGTTCCGAAAGCAGGAGGCGCGAGTACATAAGCTCGTCCTTTTCCTTCAGCACGGGAAGGGCGTTATAGAAGGAGTTATAGTTCTGGCAGAGTTCGAACAGGTAATCGGCGATCAGGTTCGGCGAATACGCCTCGGCGGCCTTCATCACCGCGACCGGGAACTGCGTCAGCCGCATAGTCAGCGCGCGCTCGAGTTCGTCATGGAACAGGATATCGGCGTCCTCGCGGAGATTCTTACCCGCGTCCTCAGCCTTACGGATCATCGAACGGATACGCGCGTAGGTATACATCAGATACGGCGCGG
It encodes:
- a CDS encoding stage II sporulation protein M, which gives rise to MTAQQFTAKNRALWSRLTELLKKRKRTFDETRETGELYRTVTEHLSLAQTGFPEHPITQYLNQLVRDCHLLFYRPEKTRFQRLLQFLFRTFPETLARLGIPILIALGVFLAGTVVSFVMVTNNVKLAEMFLDPGTYQMARYDLENKQKFGNFDNIPEEYRVSVSFFIWYNNSRVSLYCFALGITLGLGTIYILASNGFMLGALGAFYYLNGSFDDFVSLIMIHGSIELPAIIIAGGAGLYIGSAILLPGRQPRGVRLKNNARDAFRALAGVVFLLFISGLIEGLITPMKIAINLRLFVAMINTVFILSYFLIGFVWKRRNESFAETAPVKV
- a CDS encoding DUF58 domain-containing protein codes for the protein MIVPRRKFLILLACGFAFSLLGFAAPVFGVLQYVYYLALVVLTGIDIALIPRKKELSVAREHEKFLSIGAGNLIRFRVANKSGFACGIELRDEYPGEMETADDRVTIDSAPMSIAAAAYQIKPLRKGDYRFGGVQLRVSGRWGLTARQYRYDIPTDVKVYPNILELKKYLMMFRMNRLEQIGYKRPMHGGENEFDFLREYLWGDNYRKINWKATAKHRYPIVEVDEKEYNRNVFTLIDAGRMMTTRYGDLTKLDYAVDASLILAGAASRKKDFFGLLTFSDKVHSYIKPSRKNRVLNEVLSALYKTEADFYRSDYLAAYRYLMHRLRKNSIIFVFSELYDRIVSQDLMSLLRLLAGHHQIYFVSFEEIEEWAKGEDLGSIARRILQEEQIAEKETIVRELSKTGIRTIRVNAENIKQKVVNTYLSV
- a CDS encoding MoxR family ATPase; amino-acid sequence: MKIREFGEHIRKEMKKVIVGQEGVIDLITLAFLTGGHVILEGVPGLAKTLIARTFSMITGVKFSRIQFTPDLMPSDILGTMVYDVQGGRFVFHAGPVFTNIMLADEINRASPKTQSALLEVMEEQQVTIEGKSYPMEPPYMVLATQNPVEFEGTYPLPEAQLDRFLMKINVDYPEKDVETDVLKKFRDGFDSKELDKVKFETIDKKSIGECRKEAAKIRVDDWIMEYIMNIIRETRVNPAILLGASTRAGIALLNIARYRAGLDGRDYVIPDDVKQSASPVLRHRVILQADAEIEGYKTDDVVKTIIESVKVPR
- a CDS encoding RDD family protein — protein: MQDLSQSYQTSEKIRVDFEVAGVFLRYAAFAVDMVLQFLITAGLFIVLAFVLLGGTCAQLENDSFVVPAMIVFLIILAVLVTSYHLIFELLWKGQTPGKKLLHIRVVQDNGGSASALSLVLRNIFRLVDFLPVVYLAGGICALVNKDRKRLGDLVAGTIVVREKASALPDLRKLTVDRGLFKGREDELNRGFTAEERKIIEDYFPSRDFLYETNHFHSIKNIENEMVGWLEEKTGVKCPEGAEKSGYIISINAILSGEGGGDGQPA